Proteins encoded by one window of bacterium:
- a CDS encoding DUF362 domain-containing protein, with protein MATVAIVKCEDYTPSKVFKAVKEAVDLLGGMGQFVSPGQKVLLKPNLLSSRPPDSAVCTHPAVMEAVAGLAAATSGIVCSVGDSPSIGAENWDKYKRLLSVTGMMESIERAGIEPVRFDGSSIEREIPEAKVFHRLLLTKALDECDVLINIPKFKTHGLVRISGAIKNLFGC; from the coding sequence ATGGCTACCGTAGCAATAGTCAAATGCGAAGACTACACTCCCTCCAAGGTCTTCAAGGCCGTGAAGGAGGCGGTGGACCTCCTTGGCGGCATGGGGCAGTTCGTCTCTCCGGGGCAGAAGGTCCTTCTGAAGCCCAATCTGCTCTCATCCAGGCCGCCCGATTCGGCGGTATGCACTCATCCCGCCGTCATGGAGGCGGTCGCGGGATTGGCCGCCGCTACTTCGGGGATCGTATGCTCGGTCGGCGACAGCCCGAGCATCGGCGCGGAGAACTGGGATAAGTATAAGCGCCTGCTTTCGGTAACCGGCATGATGGAATCAATCGAGCGCGCAGGCATCGAGCCCGTCCGATTCGACGGCTCCTCCATCGAGCGCGAGATCCCCGAAGCTAAGGTCTTCCACCGCCTGCTCCTCACAAAAGCGCTCGACGAATGTGATGTCCTGATCAACATTCCGAAGTTCAAGACGCATGGTCTGGTGCGCATCTCCGGAGCTATCAAGAACCTTTTCGGCTGC